CCCCGGACGGGTTACGCCTACAAACATTGCCAGCTCAAACAGTTCATCCCAATTATGCCAAGTACCGATCCGTGCCAGCGCGTCAGCACCGGTGATAAAGAACAGTTCACTATCGGGATAGATAGTTTTCAGCTCTTTCAACGTGTCGACAGTATACGAAGGGCCGGTGCGATCAATTTCAATCCGGGAGGTATGAAACCGCGGATTCGGGGCAGTGGCAATAACCGACATCAAATAACGGTCTTCGGCAGCGGTAACCTCCCGATCACGTTTCTGCCAGGAATCCCCTGTTGGCACATAGAGCACCAAATCGAGCCCGAACAGGTCAGCCACCTCACTACCGGCAACGAGATGGCCGTGGTGGATAGGATCAAACGTGCCGCCCATTATGCCGATACGGCGTGGGGTTTCCTGCTTCATAAATGAGCATTCTACGCGGAAGCAAGCAATCCCTTGCCACGCAGATCCGCTCGACAAACTGCTCGTGCACCCTCGATAACCGATACAGCAGCATCAACGGTGCAAAAGCAGGCACCGGCTCCGCACCAATGACTATCGCAGTCAGACTGCATAGGTGGCGTTCAGCAGGCACCGCACTGCAGAATGCGGTGCCGTGTTTTTTCAAGGAGTCATTACCGGTTGCTGATAAAAGCCCATTCGCGTGGCGTCACCGACTGATCATAAGTTCCGGCGTTCCGCCGTTGCCGAGCAGTGTTTAACATGGCATTGATTCGTGCAATTGTTTCCTGCTCAGCAGCAGTGTCCCGTCCATCGAGGCGGAAATATCGGACGTGATTGTCGTAGTCGTGTTGCGCAGATTCCACATTGCCTGGCCAGTCACAGACAGGATCACGCGGAATACAGAAATTCACAGTTTGCTCTGCCCGATACAGTTTGGTCGAATCCAACCCGCCAACCGGGTTGTACACCATGCCACGAGTCGGCCATGTTGCCCCGACCCGTGCCCAATCATTTGGGGCGAGGAACGGATCCCCTAAATACACCGAGCCCACAAGTCGCCGTGACAACGCCATCGGCAACTCAGCCAAATGCACCACCGCTGCCCCTTGGGAATAGCCCATCACCACATATGCTGGTCGACACCCCGTCGTATCCTCAAACTGCTTGGCCCGCGATACCACGCTGCGGGCGCCGTTGACCGCCGACTCATACACATCCGTCCCGGAGCCGATCCCCACCTGGGATGCCTGATAATCGTTATCGTCCAGTCCAAGGACCAAGGTGTCGCGAAGATCCACCTGCTCAAGCATGCGTTGGATCATGCCACCTTCCCAACCGGTTGTTGTTGCCCGACCGATCGGAAACGTCAACGATGCCGCCTGTGGTTCACCTGATCCGCGTGCCGCGATGATTACCGCAGCCGGACAGGTCACCGGCTGGGCAACAGCTGGTGCGGTCGTCAACGTGGTGACACTAGCAATCCCGGCGGCCAGTGCAACAAGTTTTTGTTTCAGCGACATGATTCCTTCCAACACACCAAATAATGTTGTGACGGCGCTATAGCTCCACCAGAAAAATTACGGCAAACCGCTCCCACCCTACAACGCTGACGAACCACCGTCAGACAGCTTGCCTTAATGAACTAACTCGCCTGCCGCCAACCAAGGGCCGCAGAATCTCTCGCTTTGGGTCGAAAGGCAAGACTCGAATGTGGTGCAGACCATGGCTTACTCCAGCGCCTGTTTCCTGCGCACAGGTAGAAAACCAGCCCTCTGCCGGTGTCAACGATCAAGCCATAGGCGCTGTCCACAACGGCAAATTCGCCCCTGTTGGCGTATTACACTGGGCGAATATGCCCATCACCCTGCACCACCCATTTCGTGGTTGTCAGCTCCGGTAATCCCATAGGACCGCGGGCGTGCAGCTTTTGGGTCGAAATGCCAATCTCAGCACCCATACCGTACTGCTGCCCATCGGTAAACGCCGTCGACGCATTCACCGACACCGCCGCCGAATCCACCTGATCAATAAACTGTTGGGCTGCGGCAAGACTGGACGTCACGATCGCCTCAGTATGACCGGACGACCACTGTTCAATGTGGTCGATGGCCTCCGCAATGGAATCAACCAACCGTACCGCCACATCCATCGACAAATATTCACAACCCCAATCCTCATCTGTTGCAGCTACTGGGGCGGTGGCACCGGCGGCGACCAATTCGGTGACATCCCCGTGGATCGTCACCCCGGCAGTTTCCAATTCGCGCAAAATCCGGGCAATAACCTGCGGGTCAAGACCACGATCAAGAAGCACAGTTTCAGTTGCGTTACACACACTCACCCGGCGGATCTTTCCGTTTAACACCACGGCAACCGCCATATCCGGATCGGCATCTTTATGCACATAGGTGTGACAGTTTCCGGTACCGGTTTCAATAGTGGGCACCTGCGCACCGGTGACAACCGCTTCAATAAGTCCTGCCCCGCCGCGCGGAATAACCACGTCAACAAGTCCACGTGCGGTGATCAGTGCTTGCACAGAAGTGTGTGTTTGACACGGCAAAAGCTGCACAATGTTGGGATCAAGCTGCTGTTGTTGCAACACGGTTCGCAGCACGTCGACTAGTGCAGCATTAGAATGTGCTGCCGATCGTGAACCCCTCAGCAGCGCCACATTGCCAGCTTTAAATGCCAGCCCGAAACTGTCAACGGTGACATTGGGGCGCGCCTCATAGACCATTCCCATCACCCCAAGCGGCACCCGAATTCTGCTCAGCCGCAAACCATTGGGAAGCACCCGACCGGTGTCGACGACACCAACAGGATCTGGTAGCGCCGCAACCTCCCGGAGACCGGCAGCGATCCCTGCAATCCGCTCCCCGGTGAGCCGCAGCCGGTCGATAATACTTGCCGGGGTGCCATTTGCTGCTGCTTGCGTACAGTCCTTCTCATTTGCCGCTAATACAGCATCCTGGTGGGCTACCAGCGCATCGGCGCAGGCTACCAGCACTCGATTCTTTACCGCTGTTGACAAGGTTCGCATACTCGGGGCGACCGCTTGCGCAATCGCTGCAAGCTCGGCGACGGTTGCAGCTTCAGCACGGGCAAGAGACTGTTCGTGATCGGTCGACACTGGCACTCCTTACGTTCACGGGTTGAACAACACCCGATGGTGATTGGTGCACCCTATTGTGCCGGATAGGTCACAATAATGTGGTGGTTTTCCCAATCACGACAAAGCCTGGATTGCTAACGCCCCAATACTGCTATTCCCAACACGGCCTGGTTGGCGCATGAGCCCCTGAAAAAGCCGCACGGTGCACCAGTGTGTGCCGGGTAAAACAAGTAAATCCCATAAGTTGCCACAATGGGCTAGCGGCCAACCCTGGCTGCGAATGATCCTCGGTATTCAGCAAATCGCCGCCGCCCAGGCGCAATGACCACCGCCCAGTTAGACAACCAAGAAGTGTGCGAGCAGCAGAAAATCTTCGATGATTCACACAGACGAGACCGAAGCACGCAAGACACCAAAAAGAAGGCTGGTTGCTGCGACCAGGTTCGTCGCCGGCAACCAGCCGAATATCAATAACACCAATCCTGCACAAACCACCGATTGCGCGGTATCTGCTGGTAAACCGGCCGGCAGATACAACAAGGATTAGTATCCGCGGGCAGGGTCCACCTCGGTAGGCATCGTCTCACCATTTGTATAGGCGCGAATATTGTCGACAATAGCCGTAGAAATCAGCCGCGGAATATTGCTCACCGTATTTGCCACATGCGGGGTGATCAACACATTGTTCATAGCAAATAGTGGATGGCCATCGGGCAGCGGCTCCGGATCGGTTACATCCAACGCGGCAGCCCAAATTGTGCCCTGTTCTAATGCGGCCACCAGATCATCAGTGACCACCTGTGGACCGCGGCCAACGTTGACAAACACTGCCGATGACTTCATTTTGCCCAAGAATTCTGCGTCCACCAGATGATGGGTTTCCGCAGTCAACGGTGCCGCTAAAATCACATGATCAGCTTCCCCCAGCACCGTATCCAGTTCACTAAACGGCACCGTTCGATCAGCGCCGGCAACAGGATTACCGGAACGATTCACCCCGGTGACCTTACAACCGAAACCCTGCAACATTGGGATGAGCTCTTTCCCAATGCCACCAGCCCCAATGATGAGCACCTCCGAGTCATACAGCCACCGCGAATGCTTATCGATATAGCCGCTGGTGTCCCACTGTTGACGGCGAAGCGCATCCGGGTAAAGATGCAATGCACCCAGCAATAAGGCGACGGCAGACTCTGCAACCGGGCGGGCATACACACCAGAAGCATTTGTCCACCGTCGATCAGGAGTGATAATGCCCCGATCAAAGAAAGCATCAATACCGGCGAGCGTAAGCTGTACCCATTTCACCGATTCACCAAGCTTTGGAAATTGGTCAGCGGTGCCGTTATAGATCACCAGTTCCGGATCGTCATGCAACTCAACCTGGGTGTGGCCTTCCGCGTCGAGGGTCTCGATAACCACATCCCACGGCTTTGGGGTGATGGCATACTTCATAGCTGTACGCTCCTTCAATGTTGATATTGCAATGCTGCGCGAAACGCTGCCGCTTCGCCGCTGATGCGTTGTGCTATCCACCTTAGGAGAAAGCGACCCGCCCCACCACCAAATAGCAGGTCTGCTTGGCCGCAGGCAGGTGTGCAGTGGCATAGACATTCGTGGCTGGCGAGTTACTATCCCAAAACCGTGGCAGCAATGATCTTCCGCACCTTAGGCGACTGTTGCAAACATTGACCAGCATTACCAGCGTGCACTAGTTGCGATTGGTTGCAACCGGCGACAAATAGTCGGCATGTACGACTGGACGTTGCTGGTGCGCTGGTAGCAGCGCAGAATTCTTCCCCATCATTGTCACCAGCTCCTGCTGATCATAAGCCACTTCACCGCGACCAATGATCTCCCCGGCAGGGCCTACAATCTCCACGATGTCTCCCTGGTGGAAGTCTCCATCGATCCCGGTAATCCCCACTGCAAGCAGCGAATTGCCGCCGCGCACCACCGCTTGCATGCAACCTTCGTCGACTGTGACAGTGCCGCACACATCGGCCGCAAACAAAGCCCAGTGCTTCCAACTGGTGAGTTTGTCAGCCTGCGGATGAAACATGGTTCCCACTTTGGCACTCTCGAGCGCTTGATCTATTTGGTTTGCGGCAGTGAGCAACACCGGGATTCCTGCCCTGTTGGCGAGCATCGCCGCAGAAACTTTCGTCGCCATTCCACCTGTACCAACCGCACCCCCACCACCGGCAACAACACCGGCGAGATCATCTTCACTGGCCACCTCTGCGATAAACCGGGCCGCAGGATCACACGGATTGCGATCATATAAACCGACAACATCGCTAAGCAGCAGCAGCAAGTCTGCACCGATTAAATTGGCAACCAGCGCTGCCAGTCGATCATTGTCGCCGAAACGCATCTCCTGGGTGGCAACCGTGTCATTTTCGTTCACAATCGCCACGGCCTGCAATTGTCGCAAGCGTTCTAAGGTGCGCTGTGCATTGCGCGCCCTCGATCGGATACCCGCATCTGCTGCAGTCAACAACACCTGCCCGGTGGTAATACCGTAGCGGGCGAAACTTTGCGCCCAATGCTGCGCCAACAATGCTTGCCCCACCGAGGCTGCTGCCTGTTTCGTCGCTAAATCCTGGGGGCGGGAAGTTAAACCTAACGGCCCCATCCCGGCGGCAACTGCGCCAGAGGACACCACCACAATTTCAGCGCCACGCTGCAACCGCGCCACCATAGCATCGGTGAGACGATCAATTTTTGCCCGATCCACTGCAGTGTGATCGGCGGTGGTCAGCGATGACGAACCGATTTTCACCACAATCTTTTTCGCCCGTGCAAGCCTTGCCCGATCATACTGCTGCTCCACGCTAAACGATTGGATGGGATCGCCGGAGATTGTCATAGCTGCATATTGTAAACCAGCAACGATAGCCCAGGAGGAAACATTGTTTGGCTTGGTTCACCCCAAACACGAGGGGCGCCGATTTCCACACCCCGTGCTTCCTGCGTTCGGGGTGTGCAACCAAATGAGATACAACGCTGCCCTAGTCAGCAAGCAAAGATTTTTCACGTGTCTCATGGTGGGTGAGGAACACCCGAAGTCACCGCCACTAATTTGCCACAACTAAATAAAGCTAGGTCACCGAACACGGCGCCGATGAGCAGGTACTATGCTCATCGGCGCCGCTTATTGAAAACAACATGCTGCTTAGACTGGCCCCTAGGATCACCTCAGCGTCCCTGCCGGGGAGCAGCAGCTATCCTTCCCAACGCAAAGTGTCTGCTTGCTGCCCGTCGCCGAAATCAAACTCGTCAATAAGACCACGACGAACCTGGGAGGCACGCTTACGTTCGGCGGCAGATGCACGACCAGTCTGCTCAAGGCGCACGTCAGAACCGCGACCTGTCAACATCGGGTCAACCCCGGCAGCAGTCATCGGCTCCCATTCGAAGGTGACATCAGCAATAGTGACAGGGCAACCGGCGACAGCCCCCGCATTGTAGAGTGCTTCCTCCACACCAATTTTCGCCAAACGATCCGCAAGGAAGCCGACGGCCTCATCGTTTTCAAAGTCGGTTTGAATAATCCAGCGCTCTGGACGTGAACCGCGAATAATAAATCCGCCAGGCTGCTCCGGATCCTGCTCCAGGTGGAAGTCAATACCTTCACCACCCTTGCCACGTTTGCCCTTGCCCGCCAACGCCTTCGGACGAACAATGGTGCGTTCTTCCCGTTGCGCAATCGGATTATTCTTCCGATGCTCATTGACAATATCCATCAGGGCGAACTTCAACGGTTCAAGTCCTTGGTGGGCAATTGTCGAGATAATAAACACCGGCCAACCGAAATGCTGGTGCAGATCATCTTGCAAAAATTCGGCAAGTTCCCGGGCTTCCGGCACATCGCATTTATTGAGAATGATGATGCGGGGACGATCTTTCAAATCCCCTAAACCGGTTTCTTCATCAAGCGCCGACGAATATGCGGCGAGTTCCGCTTCCAACGCTTCAATATCAGATTGCGGATCCCGGCCTGGTTCTAACGTTGCAACATCGACCACGTGCGCCAACACAGCGGTTCGCTCAATATGGCGCAGGAAGTCTAAGCCCAAGCCTTTACCTTGGCTTGCCCCGGGGATCAGACCCGGCACGTCAGCAATAGTGAACGTCGAATTGCCGACAGTAACCACGCCAAGGTTTGGCTGCAACGTGGTAAACGGATAGTCAGCAATTTTCGGTTTTGCCGCCGACAGCACACTGACAAGCGAGGATTTGCCCGCGGAGGGGAACCCAACCAATCCCACGTCAGCCATAGATTTCAGTTCCAAGGTGACGTCATGCTGCTCACCTGGCTCCCCTTTTAGGGCAAAGCCTGGGGCTTTCCGGGCTTTAGACGCCAAGGCGGCGTTACCCAGACCACCCCGGCCACCTTCAGCCGCAATATAGCGCATCCCCGGTGCTACCAGGTCAGCCATCATTTCACCGTTGTCGTCGAAGACAACCGTGCCCGGTGGGACAGGAATCACCAAATCTTCACCACGCGCCCCGTTCCGATGGTCACCGGCACCATTAGCACCGCGGCCAGCTTTAATGTGGGGACGGAAATGGAAGTCGAGCAGCGTGTGCACCTGGGGATCGACTTCCAAAATAATGTCGCCACCGTGTCCGCCGTTGCCACCATCAGGTCCGCCCAACGGTTTGAACTTTTCTCGGTGGATCGAGGCACAACCATGTCCCCCATCACCAGCATTCAGGTGCAAGGTCACCCGGTCAACAAAACGGGACGTACCCATAGTTACTTCAACACCTTCAACAATTTTGAGATTTGCAACAACGAACAACTCCCCTGTGGTTGCGGCCAAGTAACCGTTGGACTTCAACCAACAGCAACCATGCCTGCATGGGGAAAGCGACGTCAGATAGTTAGAAAAACTCCTGCAGGAGAGTTTTCCTACTGGTTATTCCTGCGGAAGTGTACTGCCACAAGTACAGCCACCGCATGTGTTCAGCACGAGCCTCACTCAGGCTCCAAGGCGGAGCTAGTTCGACTGAGCAGGAGCTTTGTGCAGTAGTGATGAACAAACGGGGCTAGCACCGAATAGTGTCGGTGTTAGCCCCGTCGGGTGGAGGTATCACTACCAGCGATATCCCCACAAAAGCGATTTTTTACGCAGCAGCCGGCTCAACGATGGAGACAATACGACGGTTGCGCTTGGTGCCGAACTGAACAGCACCGGCCTTCAAAGCGAACAGGGTGTCGTCGCCACCACGGCCAACGTTCTCACCTGGGTGGAACGACGTGCCACGCTGACGGATGATGATTTCACCAGCCTTTACAACCTGGCCACCGAAGCGCTTCACACCGAGGCGTTTAGCCTCTGAATCGCGACCGTTGTTAGAGCTAGATGCACCTTTTTTGTGTGCCATGTGCGGTTTCCCTCCTTTTGGAAAACTTGCGATGTAAATCGTAGCCGCAAAATCGAGCTACGATCCAGCGCTTACTTGATCCCGGTAACCTTGATCACGGTCAGCGGCTGACGGTGCCCCTGGCGCTTCTTGTAACCAGTCTTGTTCTTGTACTTCAGGATGCGGATCTTCGGGCCTTTGGTGTGCTCGACGATTTCTGCAGAGACGTTAACCTTAGCCAGGTCATCGGCACCGCTGGTGACATTAGCGCCATCGACGAGCAGAACCGGGGTGAGAGCCACGGTGGAACCCGGCTCACCCTCGATCTTCTCGACCTTGACGAGGTCACCTTCGGCAACCTTGTACTGCTTGCCGCCGGTCTTGACGATCGCGTACATAGGAGGGCTACCCCTTTATCTTTAGATCAAACGTATTCGGCTTAACCCCCAGCAACCTTATGCTCCACCTGTTGCTGCTGGAACGTGATCCAACAACCCCAACATAATTCATGCTGGTCGGTGTCTGGTTGGCCGGAGGATATTTCCGGCAACAGGGTTGTCCGACTGGACAAAATATTTTTCAGTTGGCTGTTTCCCACGACATCTGCGCAGAAACTCACATGTCTCAGATGCACCAGTTGAGGCTCACGCCCTGGTGGTCTGCGATTGCCACAATCCTCCACTGTGGGGGATGCTTATGCTTATGTGTTTCGTTGCAGTGTTGCTGCAGCAGACATAACAGAGCAAGCGTGACGAAAAGTGTTCAACGCTTGCACTGTCACTGTCTGGATTGCCAGCCGGTAGTGGCCAAGTCACCTTGACCAGGATCAACAGCGGTTGCTGCGGACATAGTTCACCGGCGTGTAAACAGCGACCAGTAAAGACTACCGGCAGGATAGGTAAATCACAAACTGGAGGAACTATTTCCGGCGTGTCGATCGGCGTGTCGATCGGCTCCGGTTTCGTTCGCGTGCTGCAGGTTGCTCCGGTTGAGCTACCGTCGCCGACAATGCTGCAGCCTTTTCCTGGTTGTGCATCACCTGTGTGCTGCGCATTGCTGCGCGGCGACGACCACGTCCCCGACGCGCAGGCGCGGCACTGTCCACACTTGTTTCGACGACGGTTTGCTGTTTGCGGTTGCCAACAGCTTGGCCGGCGGTGTTGACGGTTTCCTGCTGCTGTTGCGTGCTGTTGTCTTTTCCAGGTTGCTGCGTGTGGGATTGGTGTTCGACAGCACTGGTGCGGACAGCACGGCGACGTCCGCGGCGGGGTTTCCCTGACGCGGGAGTAGGTTCTGCTGCGGCAGCGGCTGGTGGGTGC
The Corynebacterium choanae DNA segment above includes these coding regions:
- a CDS encoding D-isomer specific 2-hydroxyacid dehydrogenase family protein, yielding MKYAITPKPWDVVIETLDAEGHTQVELHDDPELVIYNGTADQFPKLGESVKWVQLTLAGIDAFFDRGIITPDRRWTNASGVYARPVAESAVALLLGALHLYPDALRRQQWDTSGYIDKHSRWLYDSEVLIIGAGGIGKELIPMLQGFGCKVTGVNRSGNPVAGADRTVPFSELDTVLGEADHVILAAPLTAETHHLVDAEFLGKMKSSAVFVNVGRGPQVVTDDLVAALEQGTIWAAALDVTDPEPLPDGHPLFAMNNVLITPHVANTVSNIPRLISTAIVDNIRAYTNGETMPTEVDPARGY
- the nadD gene encoding nicotinate-nucleotide adenylyltransferase, producing the protein MKQETPRRIGIMGGTFDPIHHGHLVAGSEVADLFGLDLVLYVPTGDSWQKRDREVTAAEDRYLMSVIATAPNPRFHTSRIEIDRTGPSYTVDTLKELKTIYPDSELFFITGADALARIGTWHNWDELFELAMFVGVTRPGYQLDESTLPPGRRDHLFLVEIPAMAISSTDCRQRVAAGRPVWYLVPDGVVQYIAKRNLYHTDDVARARAQLQAKALGREQAPLAPLDDPHPPQS
- the proB gene encoding glutamate 5-kinase — its product is MTISGDPIQSFSVEQQYDRARLARAKKIVVKIGSSSLTTADHTAVDRAKIDRLTDAMVARLQRGAEIVVVSSGAVAAGMGPLGLTSRPQDLATKQAAASVGQALLAQHWAQSFARYGITTGQVLLTAADAGIRSRARNAQRTLERLRQLQAVAIVNENDTVATQEMRFGDNDRLAALVANLIGADLLLLLSDVVGLYDRNPCDPAARFIAEVASEDDLAGVVAGGGGAVGTGGMATKVSAAMLANRAGIPVLLTAANQIDQALESAKVGTMFHPQADKLTSWKHWALFAADVCGTVTVDEGCMQAVVRGGNSLLAVGITGIDGDFHQGDIVEIVGPAGEIIGRGEVAYDQQELVTMMGKNSALLPAHQQRPVVHADYLSPVATNRN
- the rplU gene encoding 50S ribosomal protein L21; translation: MYAIVKTGGKQYKVAEGDLVKVEKIEGEPGSTVALTPVLLVDGANVTSGADDLAKVNVSAEIVEHTKGPKIRILKYKNKTGYKKRQGHRQPLTVIKVTGIK
- the rpmA gene encoding 50S ribosomal protein L27; translated protein: MAHKKGASSSNNGRDSEAKRLGVKRFGGQVVKAGEIIIRQRGTSFHPGENVGRGGDDTLFALKAGAVQFGTKRNRRIVSIVEPAAA
- a CDS encoding cutinase family protein translates to MSLKQKLVALAAGIASVTTLTTAPAVAQPVTCPAAVIIAARGSGEPQAASLTFPIGRATTTGWEGGMIQRMLEQVDLRDTLVLGLDDNDYQASQVGIGSGTDVYESAVNGARSVVSRAKQFEDTTGCRPAYVVMGYSQGAAVVHLAELPMALSRRLVGSVYLGDPFLAPNDWARVGATWPTRGMVYNPVGGLDSTKLYRAEQTVNFCIPRDPVCDWPGNVESAQHDYDNHVRYFRLDGRDTAAEQETIARINAMLNTARQRRNAGTYDQSVTPREWAFISNR
- a CDS encoding glutamate-5-semialdehyde dehydrogenase: MSTDHEQSLARAEAATVAELAAIAQAVAPSMRTLSTAVKNRVLVACADALVAHQDAVLAANEKDCTQAAANGTPASIIDRLRLTGERIAGIAAGLREVAALPDPVGVVDTGRVLPNGLRLSRIRVPLGVMGMVYEARPNVTVDSFGLAFKAGNVALLRGSRSAAHSNAALVDVLRTVLQQQQLDPNIVQLLPCQTHTSVQALITARGLVDVVIPRGGAGLIEAVVTGAQVPTIETGTGNCHTYVHKDADPDMAVAVVLNGKIRRVSVCNATETVLLDRGLDPQVIARILRELETAGVTIHGDVTELVAAGATAPVAATDEDWGCEYLSMDVAVRLVDSIAEAIDHIEQWSSGHTEAIVTSSLAAAQQFIDQVDSAAVSVNASTAFTDGQQYGMGAEIGISTQKLHARGPMGLPELTTTKWVVQGDGHIRPV
- the obgE gene encoding GTPase ObgE, coding for MGTSRFVDRVTLHLNAGDGGHGCASIHREKFKPLGGPDGGNGGHGGDIILEVDPQVHTLLDFHFRPHIKAGRGANGAGDHRNGARGEDLVIPVPPGTVVFDDNGEMMADLVAPGMRYIAAEGGRGGLGNAALASKARKAPGFALKGEPGEQHDVTLELKSMADVGLVGFPSAGKSSLVSVLSAAKPKIADYPFTTLQPNLGVVTVGNSTFTIADVPGLIPGASQGKGLGLDFLRHIERTAVLAHVVDVATLEPGRDPQSDIEALEAELAAYSSALDEETGLGDLKDRPRIIILNKCDVPEARELAEFLQDDLHQHFGWPVFIISTIAHQGLEPLKFALMDIVNEHRKNNPIAQREERTIVRPKALAGKGKRGKGGEGIDFHLEQDPEQPGGFIIRGSRPERWIIQTDFENDEAVGFLADRLAKIGVEEALYNAGAVAGCPVTIADVTFEWEPMTAAGVDPMLTGRGSDVRLEQTGRASAAERKRASQVRRGLIDEFDFGDGQQADTLRWEG